CCATTCCATTTGTTGCATTAAAAACGCCATATCTCGGTTACTTTTTTGCTCAATATCTTGCTGTTCGCCCGTATGAATGGCGATGATCGCTTCGGCACGCAAAATCGGATCTTTGAGAATATGTAACGCATCATTAATTTCCGCCGATTTCTGCATTGCTAAACGTTGTTCTGTCGCAGAACTTGCCGCAAAATTATCGGGGTGAAGCGATTTCTGTAAGGCTAAATAACGCTCAGAGAGTTGAGCATTATCTACTTGGAATTGCACTGGCAGATCAAAAAGCGTAAATGGATTTGACATCAGAACCTCTTAGACGTTAAAACTTTCACCACAACCACATTCATTCTTCACATTTGGGTTGTTGTACTTAAATCCTTCGTTTAATCCTTCTTTGACAAAGTCTAATTCTGTACCACTTAGGTAAACAAGGCTTTTTTCATCGACGATAATTTTAACACCGTGTTGTTCAAAAACGTGATCATCTTCGTTTAATACATCAACAAATTCAAGGACATAAGCTAACCCTGAACAGCCAGATGTTTTAACACCCAGCCTTAAACCAATGCCTTTGCCACGGTTTTCAAGGAAGGTACGAACACGATCTGCTGCGGTTTCTGTTAGGGTAATACTCATTTTTTCTCCTTGTGAATATAGCTAATTTTAAAAAGATTTCATTCACCTGATACAATAAAACCTTTTTAAAATTAACAATAAACGAAAACGCAAGCGGTTAGATTTTGCAAATTTTTTGCAAAAACCAACCGCTTGTTAAAGATTACTTACCGTTTTTCTCTTTGTAATCTGCAATTGCCGCTTTGATTGCGTCTTCTGCAAGAATTGAGCAGTGTACTTTTACTGGTGGTAATTCAAGCTCTTCTGCGATGTCGCTGTTTTTGATTGCTTGAGCTTCATCTAATGATTTGCCTTTTACCCATTCAGTAATAAGTGAACTTGATGCAATCGCCGAACCACAACCGTAAGTTTTGAAACGCGCATCTTCAATGATACCTTGTTCGTTTACTTTGATTTGAAGTTGCATTACATCACCACACGCTGGTGCACCCACCATACCTGTACCGATGTCTGCTGCTTTTTTGTCGAATGAACCTACGTTGCGTGGGTTTTCATAGTGATCAATAACTTTATCGCTGTATGCCATTTTGTAATTCCTCTGTGTTAATTATTCCCCCCTTTGCAAAAGGGGAGCTAGGGGGGATTTTGCAAGATCTTTAAATCCCCCTCAATCCCCCTTTTTCAAAGGGGGAAGTTTCTATTAATGATGCGACCACTCAATTGAGTTTAAGTCGATACCTTCTTTGAACATATCCCAAAGTGGTGAAAGTTCACGTAATTTAGTTACTGCTTTTTTCACGATTTCGATAGTGTGATCGATCTCTTCTTCCGTTGTCCAACGACCGATTGAGAAACGGATTGAGCTGTGTGCTAATTCATCGTTTAAGCCTAATGCACGAAGTACATAAGATGGCTCTAAACTTGCAGATGTACACGCAGAACCTGAAGATACCGCAATGTCTTTTAATGACATCATCATTGACTCACCTTCAACGAAGTTAAAGCTGATGTTCAAGTTGCTATCTACACGTTTACCAGCTTCCATCGTACCGTTCACATACACTTCTTCCATATCTTTGAAACCGTTAAATAAACGGTCACGAAGTGCTTTGATGCGTGGCATTTCAGTTGCCATTTCTTCTTTTGCGATACGATATGCTTCGCCCATACCCACGATTTGGTGAACAGGTAATGTACCTGAACGCATACCACGCTCGTGACCACCGCCGTGAATGATCGCTTCTAAACGTACACGAGGCTTACGGCAAACATATAAACCGCCGATACCTTTTGGTCCGTAAAGTTTGTGGCTTGAGAAAGACATTAAATCTACGTTTAATGCTTGAACATCAACTGGGATTTTACCCACTGATTGCGTTGCATCAACGTGGAAAATGATTTTTTTCGCACGGCAGATTTTACCGATCTCTTCGATTGGTTGAATAACACCGATCTCATTGTTCACGTGCATTACAGAGACTAAAATGGTATCTGGACGAATTGCTGCTTCAAATTTTGCAATATCCACTAAACCGGTTGTTTCAGGCTCTAAATAGGTTACTTCAAAACCTTCACGTTCTAACTGACGGCAAGTATCTAATACAGCTTTGTGTTCAGTTTTAACGGTGATAATGTGTTTACCTTTGGTTTGGTAGAAATGTGCTGCACCTTTAATTGCAAGGTTATCTGATTCGGTTGCACCTGAAGTGAATACAATTTCACGTGCATCAGCACCGATTAAATCAGCGATTTGATTACGTGCAACATCAACCGCTTCTTCGGCTTCCCAACCAAATTTGTGAGAACGAGATGCAGGGTTTCCGAATACACCATCTTTTGTCATGTATTCCATCATTTTTTTTGCAACACGCTCATCAACTGGCGTGGTTGCTGCATAGTCCAAATAAATTGGTAATTTCATTGTTACTCCTAACGGTATAAAGAGAGTTTATAATCAGGTTAATGGTGATGATCGTGGCAGTGAGAACTCTCACAATCGTGATCGCTATTTTCTTCAACTAATTCGGCTAAAGTAATTGTGTGCAAATACTGCTCAATTTGGTTCTCTAAACGTTCCCACAGGGAATGGGTTAAACAACGACTATTTTTACTGCAATTCCCATTACCTTTACATTTAGATACATCAACACTTTCATTAACAGCAGCAATAATCATGCCGACATTAATTTCTTCTGTCGATTTTCCAAGTTGATAGCCCCCACCAGGACCACGCACACTATGAACAATCCCTTCACGGCGAAGCTGTGCAAAAAGTTGCTCTAAATAAGAAAGAGAAATCGCTTGGCGATCTGAAATATCCGCCAAACTCACTGGCATATCTTTGCCGTGTAACGCAATATCAAGAATTGCAGTTACTGCATAACGTCCTCGTGAAGTTAGTTTCATTCTTGAGCCTTATTAAGAATTAATAACATATTATTAATGATGAGAATTCTATATACCCTACTCTTTTAGTCAAGTTTTTAATAGGGTTATTTCAAAAGGTTTTACATATAGATTGAATAGTTTTAATTGCTAAAAACTATTCAAATTGCCTTTTAACGTACCGATAACTGAAAAATCATCGTCTCCACTTGATAGCTAAACGTAAATTTAGCATCCAGTTGGAAACCTACTTCTGTCGATTTAATTTCACTTGTTATTTGACAAGGTTCTGACTCTGCTGCTCTTGCTTTACTGATAAAATAGTCCAAAGCATCTTTTGCTTCAGCTTCAGTCGAATAAATCTGTGAAATTTCAGCGATACAATTACTATTATCAATAATGCTTCCCACATCAACACAACAGCAAGCCGCTGTTTCATTTGCTTTATCTACCATTTTAACCTCTATATTTTTGAAAAATTAAAACGTTTATATTGTACTCCCCTTATGCAGTAAGTTCAATTTATTGATAATCAAAGGCAAAAAAGTTCCTTTGCAACTGGTCGGAACTGTTAGATAAAAGATGAAATTTCATTGATTGAAGGTTATTAGCTCCGTAGAATCCACCTGATTTTTATTTTAACTATAACAAATAAAAGGATTACCAAATGACTAAATTTACTAAAACGATTATTGCATCGCTTTTCACTGTAACTGCTGCTGGCGCTTCAGCTGCTGCATTCCAATTAGCAGAAGTATCAACTTCTGGTTTAGGTATGGCTTATGCAGGTAATGCTGCTGTTGCAGATAACGCTTCAGTTGTAGCAACCAACCCAGCATTAATGACTAAATTTAAAAACACTGAAATCTCAGCAGGTGGTGTTTTTATTGATACCGATGTAAATGTATCTGGTACAGTAGGCTCTAGCCGTTCAGGTTCTTATATTGCCGTTGCTGATGCAACAGCTAGAAATATTATTCCAACCGCTATCGTTCCAAATCTTTATATTGTATCACCAATTAACGATCGTTTTGCCATTGGTGGGGGAATCAATGTGAACTATGGTTTGAAATCAGAGTATAACCCAACTTATAACGGCGGTTTCTTTGGTGGTAAAACAGATTTAACTGCTACAAACTTCAACTTCAGTGGAGCTTATGATGTTGGTTACGGCTTTAGCGTTGGTGCAGGTTTAAATGCTGTTTATTCTAAAGCTGAAGTTGTACGTTATTTAGGTGTTGGTAACAAAATGTTATCTGCTTTAACAGCAGGAACACCTTATGCAGCTCTAGGAACTATGCTCGGTAATATGCCAAACGATACGGTAGTATCTCGTTTAAAAGGCGATGAATTGAGTTTTGGTTGGAATGTAGGTATTAGCTACGATATTAATGAAAATAACCGCCTTGGTGTTGCTTATCATTCACCAGTTAATGTGAAATTTAAAGGTCAATATTCAAACGGCTTCCCTACAGCATTTAATACTTATTTAGCAAACCCTGCGATTGCAGCATTAGCACCAATCAGTGTTGCGACAGGCGGTCAAACAATTCCTGGTAACCTAACATTAAGATTACCAGCTTACTGGGAAATTTCAGGTTACCACAAATTAACTGATAAATTTGCAGTACAATATAGCTATAAACGTACTGAGTGGAGCAAATTTAAAAGCTTAGATGCTTATGGTAATGATGGTAAGCGTTTATTCCATAAACAAGAAAACTTTAATGATTCTTCTCGCATTGCGTTAGGTGTATCTTATGATGTTATTCCTGCATTAACGCTCAGAGCGGGTGTCGCTTATGATGAAAGTGCAAGCGTAACAAATCCATCAATTTCTATCCCAGATACAGATCGTACTTGGTATACACTTGGTGCAACTTATCGCTTCACACCGAATCTTTCGAGTGATTTAGGCTATGCATACTTACGCGGTAGCAAAAATACATTTAATGAAGAAGGAAGAGGACAATTTACTGTGACCTCTAAAGCTCATTTAGTTGGTTTAAATGTAAACTACAAATTCTAATTTCTATTTAGTCTAACTCTAAAGGCGTGTACACTAAGTGGCACGCCTTTTGTTTTAGGATAATCCTATGAAATTTCAGATCTTCTATCAATTTTATCATTCGCCAGTGGGGCAATTGCTTCTTATTGCAAATCAAACAGGTTTACTTGGCATTGAATTTGAACAAGAGCAACAAACACTTAACCTTCAACAATGGAAAAGTGCAGAACTGGCAAGCGGTGAAATTCAACAACTATTTTGCAAAACAGTGCAGGTATTAAACCGCTATTTTTCAGGGGAAAAAGTAGCGTTTTGTCAGTTGGATTTTTTAAACCCTCAGGGCACTGCTTTTCAGCAAGCAGTCTGGAAAATATTGCTTGAGATTCCTTATGGTAAAACAGTAAGCTACGGCGATATTGCCAAGCAGTTAAATAATCCTAACGC
Above is a genomic segment from Actinobacillus indolicus containing:
- a CDS encoding YfcZ/YiiS family protein — its product is MVDKANETAACCCVDVGSIIDNSNCIAEISQIYSTEAEAKDALDYFISKARAAESEPCQITSEIKSTEVGFQLDAKFTFSYQVETMIFQLSVR
- the iscU gene encoding Fe-S cluster assembly scaffold IscU — its product is MAYSDKVIDHYENPRNVGSFDKKAADIGTGMVGAPACGDVMQLQIKVNEQGIIEDARFKTYGCGSAIASSSLITEWVKGKSLDEAQAIKNSDIAEELELPPVKVHCSILAEDAIKAAIADYKEKNGK
- the iscR gene encoding Fe-S cluster assembly transcriptional regulator IscR yields the protein MKLTSRGRYAVTAILDIALHGKDMPVSLADISDRQAISLSYLEQLFAQLRREGIVHSVRGPGGGYQLGKSTEEINVGMIIAAVNESVDVSKCKGNGNCSKNSRCLTHSLWERLENQIEQYLHTITLAELVEENSDHDCESSHCHDHHH
- the hscB gene encoding Fe-S protein assembly co-chaperone HscB; translated protein: MSNPFTLFDLPVQFQVDNAQLSERYLALQKSLHPDNFAASSATEQRLAMQKSAEINDALHILKDPILRAEAIIAIHTGEQQDIEQKSNRDMAFLMQQMEWRETLESIETTKNEADLTAFTQEIEQQQKAILQQLEQALNAQQWTDALAINDKLRFIKKLLVEVERVEEKLFVF
- the iscA gene encoding iron-sulfur cluster assembly protein IscA, which translates into the protein MSITLTETAADRVRTFLENRGKGIGLRLGVKTSGCSGLAYVLEFVDVLNEDDHVFEQHGVKIIVDEKSLVYLSGTELDFVKEGLNEGFKYNNPNVKNECGCGESFNV
- a CDS encoding methylated-DNA--[protein]-cysteine S-methyltransferase, with the translated sequence MKFQIFYQFYHSPVGQLLLIANQTGLLGIEFEQEQQTLNLQQWKSAELASGEIQQLFCKTVQVLNRYFSGEKVAFCQLDFLNPQGTAFQQAVWKILLEIPYGKTVSYGDIAKQLNNPNAVRAVGGAVGRNPISILIPCHRVLGKTQALTGFGGGLPAKRYLLELEGISYQNKGTEFVNSKHKKWTSI
- a CDS encoding outer membrane protein transport protein encodes the protein MTKFTKTIIASLFTVTAAGASAAAFQLAEVSTSGLGMAYAGNAAVADNASVVATNPALMTKFKNTEISAGGVFIDTDVNVSGTVGSSRSGSYIAVADATARNIIPTAIVPNLYIVSPINDRFAIGGGINVNYGLKSEYNPTYNGGFFGGKTDLTATNFNFSGAYDVGYGFSVGAGLNAVYSKAEVVRYLGVGNKMLSALTAGTPYAALGTMLGNMPNDTVVSRLKGDELSFGWNVGISYDINENNRLGVAYHSPVNVKFKGQYSNGFPTAFNTYLANPAIAALAPISVATGGQTIPGNLTLRLPAYWEISGYHKLTDKFAVQYSYKRTEWSKFKSLDAYGNDGKRLFHKQENFNDSSRIALGVSYDVIPALTLRAGVAYDESASVTNPSISIPDTDRTWYTLGATYRFTPNLSSDLGYAYLRGSKNTFNEEGRGQFTVTSKAHLVGLNVNYKF
- a CDS encoding IscS subfamily cysteine desulfurase, encoding MKLPIYLDYAATTPVDERVAKKMMEYMTKDGVFGNPASRSHKFGWEAEEAVDVARNQIADLIGADAREIVFTSGATESDNLAIKGAAHFYQTKGKHIITVKTEHKAVLDTCRQLEREGFEVTYLEPETTGLVDIAKFEAAIRPDTILVSVMHVNNEIGVIQPIEEIGKICRAKKIIFHVDATQSVGKIPVDVQALNVDLMSFSSHKLYGPKGIGGLYVCRKPRVRLEAIIHGGGHERGMRSGTLPVHQIVGMGEAYRIAKEEMATEMPRIKALRDRLFNGFKDMEEVYVNGTMEAGKRVDSNLNISFNFVEGESMMMSLKDIAVSSGSACTSASLEPSYVLRALGLNDELAHSSIRFSIGRWTTEEEIDHTIEIVKKAVTKLRELSPLWDMFKEGIDLNSIEWSHH